Proteins from a single region of Aureibacter tunicatorum:
- a CDS encoding Ig-like domain-containing protein: MKKIYIFMSLILALLTTAKASNDKYRLVLRDDPSSTITIAWNQISGSGATVYYGTTDHGTNWQNYSNSKTVDRSVSYRGMNNQFARLTNLSANTAYYFVVRDSEGTSQRFWFKTAPNDPNARLSFIAGGDSRNNRTPRQNANRLVSKLRPHAVFFGGDMTDNDTNSQWQNWFNDWQLTTASDGRMIPIVAARGNHESSNSTIYNLFDTPSSSAYYAITFSGLVRTYTLNTEMSISGSQTSWLSGDLSSNASVKWKMAQYHKPMRPHVSSKSEGNSQYSNWASLFQQHKVKLVIECDAHTVKTTWPVVPSSGSGSDEGFIRDDANGTVYAGEGCWGAPLRSNNDDKNWTRNSGRFNQFKWIFVDKDRIEVRTIQVDNATSVGSVSDNDIFTAPSNLNIWNPSNGSVVTIEDNSNLAPQVAISSPSNGSQQTKNQAVSISATASDADGSVSNVKFYINNSLISTDSQSPYQASYTPTQDGTYTIKAEATDDKGKTSTATSSFFVGVVQQTFEKRINSSMDDVEESSSGSMYTNSSDLELVADGSKGNQRIGMRFTGVNIPQGATITNAYIQFTVDETNTGSTSLTIKAQNTDNAGAFSSSSNNVSSRSLTSSSVSWNPAGWSSVGASGADQRTPNLASILQPVIGRSGWNSGNSLVVVVTGTGERTAEAYDGSSSNAPLLHIEYTVGGSSNPDPDPDPDPNPTVTVEKSVRVSTGNDDAEEAQSGAMYLNSSDLELVYDTHQSAGNQHVGIRFNNHQIPAGAQIEEAYIQFTVDETKYSSGVLSIYGHDTDNASTFTSTSGNISGRAKTSATVSWNPPSWSSVGAAGADQRTPELKAIVQEIVDRSGYATNNSIAFIINGSGVRTAESYNGSSSRAPLLYVKYTTSSSSRKAGTGTSEITAVVEGLAGVKAYPNPTNNELNVEINGFDEESSVRVTLVNLATTQIIADVNTSVADVKPFDVSNLLPGLYAVIVSVEGQTFQQKVVVY, from the coding sequence ATGAAAAAAATTTACATTTTCATGAGTTTGATCTTGGCGCTTCTCACTACCGCGAAAGCATCGAACGACAAGTACAGATTGGTACTTAGAGATGATCCGTCATCAACAATCACAATTGCTTGGAATCAAATTTCAGGTTCTGGGGCAACAGTTTACTATGGTACTACAGACCATGGCACCAACTGGCAAAATTATTCTAATAGCAAAACGGTGGATAGGTCGGTTTCCTACAGAGGAATGAACAACCAGTTCGCTAGGTTGACTAATTTATCAGCGAATACGGCTTATTACTTTGTGGTTAGAGACAGCGAAGGAACTAGCCAAAGATTTTGGTTCAAGACAGCTCCAAATGATCCAAATGCTCGTTTGTCTTTTATTGCTGGAGGTGACTCTAGAAACAACAGAACGCCAAGACAAAATGCCAATAGATTGGTATCGAAGTTGAGGCCTCATGCAGTGTTTTTTGGCGGTGATATGACAGACAATGACACTAATTCTCAGTGGCAAAATTGGTTCAATGACTGGCAATTGACAACTGCTTCTGATGGGAGAATGATTCCAATAGTTGCAGCAAGAGGGAATCATGAATCTTCAAATTCAACGATTTACAATTTGTTTGATACGCCAAGTTCCAGCGCATATTATGCGATTACATTCTCTGGTTTGGTGAGAACATATACGCTAAATACTGAGATGTCAATCAGCGGTAGCCAAACTTCTTGGTTGTCAGGTGATTTAAGCTCAAATGCCTCAGTGAAGTGGAAAATGGCTCAATATCATAAGCCAATGAGGCCGCATGTAAGCTCCAAGTCTGAAGGAAACAGTCAATATTCAAACTGGGCTTCTTTGTTTCAACAGCATAAAGTGAAGTTGGTGATCGAGTGCGATGCTCATACAGTGAAGACTACATGGCCTGTAGTTCCTTCATCAGGAAGCGGCAGCGACGAAGGTTTTATCAGAGACGATGCCAATGGTACCGTATATGCTGGAGAAGGATGCTGGGGAGCTCCATTGAGAAGCAATAACGATGATAAAAACTGGACAAGAAACAGTGGAAGGTTCAATCAGTTCAAGTGGATATTTGTAGACAAGGATAGAATTGAAGTAAGAACTATTCAAGTTGACAATGCGACTTCTGTAGGTTCTGTTTCTGACAATGATATTTTCACAGCGCCATCGAATTTGAACATTTGGAATCCAAGCAATGGTTCGGTTGTGACAATCGAAGATAATAGCAATTTGGCCCCTCAAGTGGCTATTAGCTCTCCTTCGAATGGTTCTCAGCAAACGAAAAATCAAGCGGTGTCTATCTCTGCTACTGCTAGCGATGCTGACGGATCAGTTTCCAATGTGAAGTTTTATATTAACAACTCACTGATTTCTACTGATAGCCAGAGCCCATATCAAGCTTCATACACGCCTACGCAAGATGGAACTTATACAATTAAGGCTGAAGCAACAGATGATAAAGGAAAGACTTCAACCGCTACGTCAAGCTTCTTTGTGGGTGTGGTTCAGCAAACATTTGAAAAAAGAATCAATTCAAGCATGGATGACGTTGAGGAGTCTTCTAGCGGAAGCATGTATACAAATAGTTCTGATTTGGAATTAGTGGCTGATGGGTCAAAAGGAAACCAAAGAATAGGAATGAGGTTTACAGGTGTGAATATTCCTCAAGGAGCTACAATAACGAATGCTTATATCCAGTTTACGGTGGATGAAACAAATACTGGTTCGACATCTCTTACAATCAAAGCTCAAAATACAGATAATGCGGGAGCTTTTAGTTCAAGTTCTAATAATGTGAGTTCGCGCTCATTGACATCTTCCAGCGTGTCTTGGAACCCTGCAGGTTGGTCTTCAGTAGGAGCTTCGGGTGCAGATCAAAGAACTCCGAACTTGGCTTCTATTCTTCAGCCAGTGATAGGACGATCTGGATGGAACAGCGGTAATAGCTTAGTGGTAGTTGTTACTGGTACAGGTGAAAGAACAGCGGAGGCATATGATGGGTCTAGCTCAAATGCCCCTTTGTTGCATATTGAATATACTGTTGGAGGTTCTTCAAATCCTGATCCAGACCCAGATCCTGATCCAAACCCAACGGTTACAGTGGAGAAAAGCGTTAGAGTAAGCACAGGAAATGATGATGCGGAAGAAGCTCAAAGCGGAGCGATGTATCTTAACAGTAGCGATTTGGAGTTGGTGTATGATACGCATCAAAGCGCTGGCAACCAACATGTGGGTATTAGATTCAATAATCATCAAATTCCAGCTGGCGCTCAAATTGAAGAAGCTTATATTCAATTCACAGTAGATGAGACTAAGTATTCTTCAGGAGTGTTGAGTATCTATGGACATGATACTGACAATGCGTCTACATTTACTTCTACGTCTGGAAATATCTCAGGAAGAGCTAAAACGTCTGCGACTGTGAGCTGGAATCCTCCAAGCTGGAGTTCAGTAGGAGCTGCAGGAGCTGACCAAAGAACACCTGAATTGAAGGCTATCGTACAAGAAATTGTTGATAGATCGGGATATGCTACAAATAATTCTATTGCTTTCATTATCAACGGTTCTGGTGTGAGAACAGCGGAATCATACAATGGCAGTTCCTCAAGAGCGCCTTTATTGTATGTGAAATATACAACTAGCTCCTCTTCTAGAAAAGCGGGAACAGGCACTTCAGAGATTACAGCTGTGGTTGAAGGTTTAGCGGGAGTTAAAGCTTACCCAAATCCTACAAACAATGAGCTTAATGTTGAGATCAATGGATTTGATGAAGAGTCAAGTGTTAGAGTCACTTTAGTTAATTTGGCGACAACTCAAATTATAGCTGATGTGAATACTTCAGTAGCGGATGTTAAGCCGTTTGATGTGAGTAATTTATTGCCGGGCTTGTATGCTGTTATTGTTTCAGTTGAAGGCCAGACATTCCAGCAAAAAGTAGTGGTTTATTAA
- the rlmD gene encoding 23S rRNA (uracil(1939)-C(5))-methyltransferase RlmD, whose protein sequence is MRKRKKNVVIENIAIEDFAAEGKCVAKHEGKVIFVDHAAPGDVVDLQLTKSRKSFSEARITNFHGYSDLRIEPFCSHYGVCGGCKWQHLDYKSQLYYKTKQVRDNFEHLGKFEYPEILEAIGSEKTRYYRNKLEFTFSAARWLTVEEIREGTEQDRRGLGFHIPKHYNKVINVDHCYLQSDPSNEIRLGLAQFARENDLPFFDYRVEDGLLRNLMIRTSTTSDVMVLVQFFRNDKKEVKMVMEYLENAFPQITSLNYVINGKGNDSFHDLEVKLYSGKPYIEEQMEGLTFRVGPKSFYQTNSDQAYVLYKKTREFAELQGDETVYDLYTGTGTIANFVAKQASKVVGIEYVEEAIEDAKLNSELNGVENTTFYAGDMKKMLTRELFEKHGKPDVIITDPPRAGMDKEVVEMLLRVEANRIVYVSCNPATQARDLTLLDEKYKVVKVQPVDMFPHTHHIENVVQLELRKDA, encoded by the coding sequence ATGAGAAAAAGAAAAAAGAACGTTGTAATAGAGAATATCGCGATAGAGGATTTTGCCGCGGAAGGCAAATGCGTCGCGAAGCATGAAGGCAAAGTGATCTTTGTAGATCATGCCGCACCCGGAGATGTAGTGGATTTGCAGTTGACCAAATCCAGAAAAAGCTTTTCCGAGGCTAGAATCACCAACTTTCATGGGTATTCTGATCTGAGAATTGAGCCTTTTTGCTCGCACTATGGTGTTTGCGGTGGTTGCAAATGGCAACACTTGGACTATAAGTCGCAACTATATTACAAGACGAAACAAGTAAGGGATAATTTCGAGCATTTAGGAAAGTTCGAATATCCTGAGATTTTGGAGGCTATAGGGTCTGAGAAGACAAGATATTATAGAAATAAGCTTGAGTTCACTTTTTCCGCTGCTAGATGGTTGACAGTCGAAGAAATAAGGGAAGGAACAGAACAAGACCGAAGAGGCTTGGGCTTCCATATTCCCAAGCATTACAATAAAGTTATCAATGTAGATCATTGCTATTTGCAATCCGATCCTTCAAATGAGATTAGACTTGGGCTAGCTCAATTTGCTCGTGAGAATGATTTGCCTTTCTTTGATTATCGAGTGGAAGACGGATTGTTGAGGAATCTGATGATTAGAACTTCAACGACCTCAGATGTGATGGTGTTGGTGCAATTTTTCAGAAATGATAAGAAGGAGGTGAAGATGGTGATGGAGTATTTGGAGAATGCTTTTCCACAAATCACCTCTTTGAATTATGTGATAAATGGCAAAGGAAACGATAGTTTTCATGATTTGGAAGTGAAGTTGTATAGTGGCAAACCATATATCGAAGAGCAAATGGAAGGCTTGACCTTCAGGGTTGGACCAAAGTCGTTTTATCAGACAAACAGCGATCAGGCTTATGTGTTGTACAAGAAGACCAGGGAGTTTGCTGAACTTCAAGGAGATGAAACAGTATATGATTTGTATACAGGAACTGGAACTATCGCGAATTTTGTAGCCAAGCAAGCCAGCAAAGTGGTAGGAATAGAGTATGTGGAAGAAGCTATTGAGGACGCCAAGCTGAATTCAGAGTTGAATGGCGTTGAAAATACGACTTTTTACGCTGGTGACATGAAGAAAATGCTTACGCGGGAATTGTTTGAAAAGCATGGCAAGCCTGATGTGATCATTACGGATCCTCCAAGAGCGGGTATGGATAAGGAAGTGGTTGAAATGCTTCTTAGAGTGGAGGCGAATAGGATTGTGTATGTAAGTTGCAACCCAGCTACGCAGGCCAGAGACTTGACATTGTTGGATGAAAAGTATAAAGTAGTGAAAGTTCAGCCAGTGGATATGTTTCCGCATACCCATCATATTGAAAATGTAGTTCAATTAGAATTGAGAAAAGATGCATAA
- a CDS encoding NeuD/PglB/VioB family sugar acetyltransferase produces MENPVIIAGANAIGKAALEIFNSNNVIVYGFLDDDEKLHGTLINEMTVFGSLEDETYSKLIGSKCDVFVATDEISVRKYATDTIVEENKAMPVNAIHNKAHIAETAHIGHGNFFNAGSVINANTKIGNHCLIHSGAIIDISAEIGNFVHIGTGSNISASAIIEDEVFIGAGVTVVGGIKVGKGARLGAGSIVIADVPEGATVFGNPAKEV; encoded by the coding sequence ATGGAAAACCCGGTCATAATCGCAGGCGCCAATGCCATTGGCAAAGCCGCCTTGGAAATTTTCAATAGCAACAATGTCATTGTTTATGGTTTTTTGGATGATGATGAAAAACTGCATGGCACTCTCATCAATGAAATGACAGTTTTCGGATCCCTAGAAGACGAGACATACAGCAAACTAATAGGCAGCAAATGCGATGTATTTGTGGCGACAGACGAAATCTCTGTTCGTAAGTATGCGACAGACACCATCGTGGAAGAGAACAAGGCTATGCCTGTCAATGCGATACACAACAAAGCCCATATCGCTGAAACTGCGCATATAGGCCATGGAAACTTCTTCAACGCTGGTTCGGTGATCAACGCAAACACTAAAATTGGCAACCATTGCCTGATTCATTCAGGAGCCATAATCGACATATCAGCCGAAATAGGAAACTTTGTTCACATTGGCACAGGGAGCAATATCAGCGCTTCGGCCATAATTGAAGACGAAGTGTTTATAGGAGCAGGTGTTACAGTAGTCGGAGGAATCAAAGTCGGCAAAGGCGCTCGATTGGGAGCTGGATCCATCGTAATCGCCGATGTTCCGGAGGGAGCAACAGTATTTGGAAATCCGGCAAAGGAAGTTTAA
- the hemL gene encoding glutamate-1-semialdehyde 2,1-aminomutase, with translation MLDKSKSVHLFETAQNFIPGGVNSPVRAFKAVGGDPIFMQSAKGAIMTDVDGNEYIDLINSWGPMILGHAYDEITEAVSKAIPHSLSFGTPGALEVDIAELIVKMKPSIEKVRMVNSGTEATMSAIRLARGYTSREKVIKFEGCYHGHGDSFLIAAGSGAMTMGEPNSPGVTRGTANDTLTAPYNDLEAVTKLVAANKDQVAAIILEPVAGNMGCVLPNEGYLQGLRDLCTQEGIVLIFDEVMTGFRLAKGGAQELFGVQADLTTLGKIIGGGMPVGAYGGKKEIMDYVSPQGPVYQAGTLSGNPISMAAGLAMLKHLDTHPEVYEHINAQSAKIAEGTKENLKKLGLDYTTNEVGSMHSLFFTNVKVTDFDTAKTCDTALFGKYFNAMLERGIYLAPSQYETLFICNALTDEHVEAILKASYESLKEIH, from the coding sequence ATGCTAGATAAAAGCAAAAGTGTTCATTTGTTTGAGACAGCTCAAAATTTTATCCCTGGCGGGGTTAACTCTCCTGTAAGAGCTTTCAAAGCTGTGGGTGGAGATCCAATTTTCATGCAGTCTGCAAAAGGCGCGATCATGACCGATGTGGATGGCAATGAATATATAGATTTGATCAATTCATGGGGACCGATGATATTGGGGCATGCTTATGATGAGATTACAGAAGCGGTAAGCAAGGCGATTCCTCATTCATTGTCTTTTGGCACGCCGGGAGCATTGGAGGTTGATATCGCAGAATTAATCGTTAAAATGAAACCTAGCATTGAAAAGGTTCGAATGGTTAATTCAGGAACGGAAGCGACAATGTCGGCGATTCGTTTGGCTAGAGGATATACATCTAGAGAAAAAGTAATTAAGTTTGAAGGTTGCTATCATGGACATGGAGATTCTTTCTTGATAGCTGCTGGTAGCGGCGCGATGACTATGGGCGAGCCAAATAGCCCGGGTGTTACTCGCGGAACGGCTAATGACACGCTTACAGCGCCTTATAACGATCTTGAGGCTGTGACAAAATTGGTGGCAGCAAACAAAGACCAAGTAGCGGCTATTATTCTTGAGCCGGTAGCTGGAAATATGGGCTGTGTGCTGCCTAATGAAGGTTACTTGCAAGGCTTGAGAGATTTGTGTACTCAAGAAGGCATTGTGTTGATCTTTGACGAGGTAATGACTGGATTTAGATTGGCAAAAGGCGGAGCTCAGGAGTTGTTTGGCGTTCAGGCGGATTTGACTACGCTTGGCAAGATCATCGGAGGTGGAATGCCAGTAGGCGCTTACGGTGGCAAGAAAGAAATTATGGATTATGTATCGCCTCAGGGACCAGTTTATCAGGCAGGAACTTTGTCTGGAAACCCTATTTCCATGGCGGCAGGGCTGGCAATGTTGAAGCATTTGGATACGCACCCTGAAGTATATGAGCATATCAATGCGCAGTCAGCTAAGATAGCGGAAGGAACAAAGGAGAATTTGAAAAAATTGGGGCTTGACTATACAACCAATGAAGTTGGCTCCATGCACAGTTTGTTTTTCACTAATGTGAAAGTAACAGATTTTGATACAGCGAAGACGTGTGATACAGCATTGTTTGGAAAGTACTTCAATGCGATGTTGGAAAGAGGAATTTACCTGGCTCCTTCTCAGTATGAGACATTATTTATCTGCAATGCATTGACTGATGAGCATGTTGAGGCAATATTGAAGGCTAGTTATGAGTCATTGAAGGAGATTCACTAG
- the guaA gene encoding glutamine-hydrolyzing GMP synthase, giving the protein MAEQILIIDFGSQYTQLIARRVRELNVYCEIHPYNNLPEMTDDIKGVIFSGSPHSVREADAPQIDQNLYRKNLPLLGVCYGAQYLAYQNGGEVLPSEIREYGRAKLTSVDANCPLMKDIPLNSQVWMSHGDTIASLPDAFEVIASTESVNVAAYRIKGEETYAIQFHPEVTHSIDGKRILENFIVDICGCAQNWTPDAFVDSTVAQLKEQLGEDRVILGLSGGVDSSVAAMLLHKAIGENLYCIFVDNGLLRKDEFESVLDSYKHMGLNVKGVNASSKFYAELEGLTDPEAKRKAIGKVFVDVFDEESKLVENAKWLGQGTIYPDVIESVSVKGPSATIKSHHNVGGLPDYMTLKVVEPLRTLFKDEVRRVGRSMNMDPNILNRHPFPGPGLGIRILGDITADKVRILQEVDHIFINGLKEHGLYEQVWQAGAMLLPVQSVGVMGDERTYEKVVALRAVTSVDGMTADWAHLPYEFLQEVSNQIINRVKGVNRVVYDISSKPPATIEWE; this is encoded by the coding sequence ATGGCAGAACAGATATTAATCATCGATTTTGGATCGCAGTATACGCAGTTGATCGCTCGACGTGTCAGAGAGCTGAATGTATATTGTGAAATCCACCCTTATAACAACCTTCCTGAAATGACTGATGACATCAAAGGTGTTATCTTTTCGGGAAGTCCGCATTCGGTAAGAGAGGCAGACGCACCGCAAATTGATCAAAATCTTTACAGAAAGAATCTTCCGTTGCTTGGAGTATGCTATGGAGCTCAATATTTGGCTTATCAAAATGGAGGAGAAGTATTGCCTTCAGAGATTAGAGAATATGGAAGAGCGAAGTTGACAAGCGTTGATGCTAATTGTCCTTTGATGAAAGATATTCCATTGAATTCACAAGTGTGGATGTCGCATGGTGACACGATTGCTTCATTGCCAGACGCATTTGAGGTGATTGCTAGCACAGAGTCTGTCAATGTGGCGGCTTATCGCATCAAAGGAGAAGAAACGTACGCGATTCAGTTTCACCCTGAAGTTACGCACTCTATCGATGGGAAGCGTATTTTGGAAAACTTTATCGTTGACATATGCGGATGCGCTCAGAATTGGACGCCTGACGCATTTGTTGATTCGACTGTTGCGCAACTTAAGGAGCAATTAGGCGAAGATCGCGTTATTCTAGGATTGTCAGGAGGAGTTGATTCTTCAGTGGCGGCGATGCTTTTGCACAAGGCTATAGGCGAAAATCTTTACTGTATTTTTGTTGATAATGGTTTGTTGAGAAAAGACGAGTTTGAGAGCGTGCTTGATTCCTACAAGCATATGGGACTTAATGTAAAAGGAGTGAACGCAAGCTCGAAATTTTATGCTGAGCTTGAAGGTTTGACTGATCCTGAGGCTAAGAGAAAAGCCATTGGCAAAGTTTTCGTGGATGTATTTGACGAAGAGTCGAAGTTGGTTGAGAATGCCAAATGGTTGGGACAAGGAACAATTTATCCTGATGTGATCGAATCAGTTTCTGTTAAAGGCCCTTCTGCGACAATCAAATCCCATCACAATGTTGGTGGATTGCCGGATTATATGACATTGAAGGTGGTAGAGCCATTGCGCACTTTGTTCAAGGACGAGGTAAGAAGAGTGGGAAGATCTATGAACATGGATCCGAATATTCTTAACAGACACCCGTTCCCTGGGCCAGGTTTGGGTATCCGTATCTTGGGAGATATCACTGCTGATAAAGTGAGAATACTTCAAGAGGTTGATCATATATTCATCAATGGTCTTAAAGAGCATGGATTGTACGAGCAGGTGTGGCAAGCAGGAGCTATGTTGTTGCCAGTGCAGTCTGTTGGAGTAATGGGAGACGAAAGAACTTATGAGAAGGTTGTTGCTTTGAGAGCAGTGACAAGCGTTGATGGAATGACAGCTGATTGGGCTCATCTTCCATATGAATTTTTGCAAGAAGTATCCAACCAAATCATCAACAGAGTGAAAGGAGTGAATAGAGTAGTTTATGATATCAGCTCCAAGCCACCTGCGACGATCGAGTGGGAATAA
- a CDS encoding DUF4105 domain-containing protein, which yields MRLNFALLFFIILFSSGNSFGEGSEKKISLLTSDFGPNLYETFGHSALRVLDPQKKVDEVYSFGNFNFLSSNFYINTLKGKLTYNLKAIPFDQYVQEHNKSGQGLTEQILPYKNNQVTEIHQTLEKIASSRNYTLEYDFFESNCSTEIIKILETQNANLSLQAPAQNSQTTYRKTFNEGLNNYPWSGFLINICFGDLADIPISESKQVFFPDRLRKLISFETSNESTYYNPAITRLSANLISQHNKNQNSLLPQLLAIALSIAVLSYLECAKSLDLTLLDSLILILFGGVSLMIIVFWIFTKNHANHINFNLFWALPSHGAMGILLFSKRFKKFLSAYWLITGFTTITFLFIMAFIPQSFPSGLPILLIIPLIRMISIIYRHHSLPIATK from the coding sequence TTGAGACTGAACTTTGCCCTTTTATTCTTCATTATATTATTTTCTTCCGGAAATAGTTTTGGTGAAGGTTCTGAAAAAAAAATCTCACTGCTCACCAGCGATTTTGGACCAAATCTTTACGAAACTTTCGGACATTCCGCGCTAAGAGTCCTCGATCCGCAAAAAAAAGTAGACGAAGTATATAGCTTCGGCAACTTCAACTTCTTATCCAGTAATTTCTACATAAATACACTTAAAGGAAAGCTAACTTATAATCTAAAAGCCATTCCCTTTGATCAATATGTGCAAGAGCATAATAAAAGCGGACAAGGCCTGACCGAGCAAATATTACCCTATAAAAACAATCAAGTCACTGAAATCCATCAAACACTTGAAAAAATCGCAAGCTCTAGGAATTATACGCTAGAATATGATTTCTTTGAAAGCAACTGTTCAACAGAAATCATCAAAATTCTGGAAACACAAAACGCCAATCTCTCACTGCAAGCACCTGCTCAAAACTCCCAAACAACTTATCGGAAAACCTTCAATGAAGGCCTTAACAATTACCCTTGGAGCGGTTTTCTAATCAATATATGTTTTGGTGACTTAGCGGACATTCCGATTTCCGAGAGCAAGCAAGTCTTCTTTCCCGACAGGCTTCGCAAATTAATTTCTTTCGAAACATCCAACGAGTCAACTTATTACAACCCAGCCATCACTCGTTTGTCCGCTAACTTAATTTCTCAACATAACAAAAATCAAAACTCGCTACTTCCTCAACTTCTAGCCATTGCGCTTTCAATTGCTGTTTTAAGCTATTTGGAATGCGCAAAATCTCTCGATCTTACGCTACTAGACTCCTTAATCCTTATCCTATTTGGCGGTGTCTCCTTAATGATTATCGTATTCTGGATATTTACAAAAAATCACGCAAACCATATTAATTTCAACCTATTTTGGGCTTTGCCAAGCCATGGAGCTATGGGCATTTTACTTTTTTCAAAAAGATTCAAAAAATTTCTTTCTGCCTATTGGTTGATTACTGGATTCACGACAATCACTTTTCTCTTTATCATGGCATTTATTCCTCAATCGTTTCCCTCAGGGTTACCTATTCTTTTAATAATTCCTTTGATAAGGATGATATCAATTATCTATCGTCATCATTCTTTGCCTATTGCTACCAAATAA
- a CDS encoding thioredoxin family protein, translating into MKRAFRFLLFTIFLFGGLASNAQDKIEWLTFEEVEERSKKEPRKVLVDVYTDWCGWCKKMDKTTYENKKVVEYVNKNFYAVKFDAEDKNTIHFNGNDFEYVETGRKGINKLAWELLGGKMSYPSTVFLDEKFRIITPVAGYLDANNFDVILHYIEEEAYNDENSDFQKYKQEYTTSKGK; encoded by the coding sequence ATGAAAAGAGCTTTTAGATTTCTGTTATTTACCATCTTTCTATTTGGCGGTCTGGCTTCAAATGCGCAAGACAAAATTGAGTGGTTGACTTTTGAGGAAGTGGAAGAGCGTTCAAAGAAAGAGCCAAGAAAAGTATTGGTTGACGTTTACACTGATTGGTGTGGATGGTGCAAGAAAATGGACAAGACCACATACGAGAACAAGAAGGTTGTGGAGTATGTAAATAAAAACTTCTACGCAGTAAAATTCGATGCGGAAGATAAAAATACCATTCATTTCAATGGGAATGATTTTGAGTACGTAGAGACGGGTAGAAAAGGAATCAACAAGCTTGCTTGGGAATTATTGGGTGGTAAAATGAGCTATCCATCAACTGTGTTTTTGGATGAGAAATTCAGAATAATTACTCCTGTGGCTGGGTATTTAGACGCTAATAACTTCGATGTGATTTTGCATTATATTGAAGAAGAAGCTTATAATGACGAGAATTCTGATTTTCAAAAGTACAAGCAGGAATATACGACTTCCAAAGGAAAGTAA